In Arachis hypogaea cultivar Tifrunner chromosome 7, arahy.Tifrunner.gnm2.J5K5, whole genome shotgun sequence, the genomic window GCCATAACAGCATTATcattaacaaagaaaaacaacaatTTTGGTGTCTATGGGACTATGACCAACCAAAGACATAATCAAGAACATAGACTAATGCCAGGGTGAAAGGGTAAAGGAGGATAGCTATTATGGCTGTCCATAGAGGGAAGCATGTACGGAAGCTGCCAAGTACACCCATCACAATGCAAACAACAAGAATCACCAAAACTTCTGAAGAGAAATCCCATGTCAATCCTCTTACATAGACCAATGCTAAGAACACTGATAGGCATAGCACATTGTTCATTGTCACTGCACCATATATCTGCGCAAGTCACAATTGAAATAAATAAGCATAAGTTGTAAGTTCAAAGTAGAAGAAAAGCTTTGCAACGTTTATATAATGCAAGTAAAATCAAAGAAATGCACGTTGGATGAATATAAAATCAGCATCAAGATTATGGAAATAGCCAAATTGAAGTGATTATGATCTTTCCGAATATATTCCAAAATAGCAAGGTTAACAAACTTTCATCTTGACTATTAAACTCGTACAAGTACCCAATCGATTTTACAATTTTACAGGTAAAATTGAACTGAGCTAAGTATTTAGGTGGACTTCTAAGTTTGATTACGTTGCGGCAAATTAGTCATTTGAGCCAAAGAACAAATCCAAACATACTAGAGTAGTGATCTAAAACAGATGATGAGtttgaaagaagaaaacaaaCCTCTGAAAATGTTAATGAGGCAGTTTGTCTCTTATCGCGACTAGCGAAAATAATTGCCGAAACTGCTTCGCTTGAATTGGTTGCCAAAGGCAGAGCaataaaagaaatgaagaaagcaGGAATACTTGTAGCATCGGAGAAGTTGTCAACTGCATCAACCAGAGGATCAGCGAATGCAGCAGCGATAACAGTTCCCAGTAGTAAAAACAGCAATGCCTTGACTGTAGTCCATTTTGATTTCTCAACACCTTCAGAAACTTCTTCATTTTGACCACTCACATCCAGGAGATCATGTTCCCTCTTTGTTTCCTGTAAAGAAAATCGCAGTCAGAAAATCATAAACCCAGGAAGTGATAACATCATGAACTCGAGCATTGCAAAACTAACATTGTGAAAATTGCTTAAAAATTTCACTGTGTGGGGGCCAGCATCACCAGACGCAGGTCGAGAACCCCTGGCTCTGTCAAGCCATCTACAGACGCCATTAACAAATTCTTCTTCATCTACAAGTTCATTGCGTGAAGTATCAAAGTCATTCATTATTCTTTTTACGGCATCATCATGATCCAGGTCAACTTCCTCAAATTGAATTCCAACAACTAGTGCCCTCAATTCACCATGAGTAAGATTCCCATCACTGTTTTCATCAATTGTTGTAAACAACCTGCATATATCATTGAGAAGTCAGTGAAACCACAACAGGGAAAGAATTTCAACAAGCTCCTTTAAAACTAACATGCTTAAGTCAATGCAAAAAGGGTAAAGAGCCTTACTTTCTAATAATTTCTCTGTCCGGTTCACCGTTTTCTTTGAGCAGCCTTCCCAATGCACGCTGCTTCAAATGTCTCAAAAGTCCTAGAATAACATGCTTGTGCCTAACATATTCAAGTTTCCTCCTCTGTATCCAGGGTTGGAAAACCTGAAAAAAAGATTCTATTTCTTAATTCCTATAAATGAAGcgggaaaaaaggaaaagaatctTATAACAACAAGGATCAAATATTCATTCAACATACAGTTTAATGAAAATGCTAAAATATGTATTACCAGAATCAAACTGCTATCATATCAATCACAAGACACGTATTTAAGCACGCAAGCACAAGTACAACATAAAAGGAAAAATTACCTGATAAAAGCAATAAGAAGCTAGTAACAACAACGAGACAATAAGAGCAATCAAAACAGCCAAGTGCCTTCCTGATGATGAATGGAGAAGTTGTGGTAATTGAACAATCAAAAACGGAAGTACAGATATAATCATAATCCTTGCTGCGTAACTGGTCCAAATGTCGGTACTAACACCAGAACCTGCACATCAAGATCTTATTAGACCAAGGATCCAAAAGAATTATATCTTCAGGACTGGCAACAAAACAGCATTATTGCACATGCACAGACATCATGGTTttgaagaaataataaataaataagaaaaccatGAACCGCATTTTATATTTATAGTTTCAACCAGCATCCTTCACAAAGTTCTAAAGTACTCTAGCCTTATAATGTCAACAACAACAATTGCCAGTGCACAAATCCAGTTCTTCGAAACTTGAAAGCATTATGAATCCTTGATCCAAAATGATGGAACAAAGGTACTTGCTTTCATTACTAAGTCATTTCAAAGATATACTGGAATATTCTGAGCAAAGAGAAGTTTACTCCAGTAACTCTCAATactacaaaaaattaaatatcgaACAATATCAATAGATATACCAGTTAAACTGTATCCCCGCGTGTCTACTGAATCCAATGCAACTGAATTCACCAGATCACACTTGCCGACAATTACGCAGGTACCCCATATTATAGTCAGAAGCAGCACCGTTGACCCAGCTAGCAAGCCCATTCCAACAGAGACCTGGTCTTGAGCAGTTTCTTTACTACCTGAAAGCCCAGACACTGTAGAAAACAAAAGTAGTCAGAGTAGAAGTCAAAACAGAGAAGGGCAGGGAGGAGAGGGGAATGCAAATTAATACACGTCACACAAATTGGAATTTCAATAGATTGGTAAATCCAAAACAACTATAATGCTACAAGATAAGAGAGATCATATAACTAACTATTTCTTCCGAcgcaaacaaaatacaaaaagagATATCTCAATGCAACAGCCGTACTACTTAGCTAAACCATGAATATCTTAAACTCGACTTTTTCTGCCTCTGACAGCCAATGCTGAACTGCACTTAATTTAATAACTCAGGAGtctgaatttaaaataaattcccGCACTGTTAACTGGTAAATAAACATGATGAAGTTAAAGTAACTGCCAAAGCATCATTCAAAACTCAAATGTGTTTAGCCCTTCAAACTTTCTCAAACATAAAACTTGATATACTCCTTAAGAGATGCATCTCATGCATCAAATGTTATTTTTGAATATCCCTTATCAGGTGTATAAGAAAACAAAGACAAGTGGAAAGCTAATGCATTTAAGcatgatacaatgtcaaaataggGCATCAAGATCCATATAATTTGGTCATAAAGCAACTAAAAAGAGTCAATGTAAAGTAACATTCATTAATGTAAAGCTATTCAAAGTCATCATCACATTTACTCATTCTCCctctcaatttaaatttttaagataaatattAGATATAAATTTTCCAGAATAACCTGCTCCTAATCAGCTTCAACTGGCAGCTGCTATCAATTGGACACCATGAACATGACAAAAGTAATTATTGACTCGGCTATAGAAGCACCAGCCAACAAGTATAGAGGTTTAAAAAGAAAAGCATACTATAGGAACGAGAAAATATGCATCCAAAACTAGTGGTTTAAAAAAAGGACAAGTCATAACACATGAAGACAAAGGTGTGGGGTTCACAGTGAAACACGAAAGAGCGTATGAAAAAGAAAGCGCCCCTCACAAAAAAAAAGGGTATGGAGACACAAAATTCAGATAAATAATATAGAGTGAAATATCATAAACAAAATGCTAAAGAATCCTAGGAAGGCCGAAAGAGGGGTGGCACCACCGCAGAATCCATCCTAATTCGTGACTAAAAATCAAGAAAAGAGATATCCACTGGGTTTGGATAATGAAATGTGATTTTACAAGTGCCTCAAAAGATACCAAACAGCCAAAAAGTAAAGACACTTATCATTTACGGCGAACAATGAGGTTCATATTCTTCTCACACAGGTAGGGATCAAAAGGAAACATTCGAAAAGGAACAACTCACCTTAACAATTCGGAGgggtcagaaaaaaaaaaaagaaccaccaaaaacagTGTTCAAACCAATATCAAAACTTCTTAATGCTAAAGTCATCAAGCTCCACATCAATGACTTTACCCGTAAAGCCTAagagaaatacaaaattttaaaccGCTGCATCTTAAATCTCAAAAACTTGACCAGAAATTCTTTTTCCAAAACCCCACAATATCAAAGAAAATTGCAAGGTACCCATCAGTTCTAGTGTGAATTGTCCGTCACATATATATGCTTACGTGGCAATCAGAATATATGCAGAAAAATCTATATGAATCGAAACATACTCAAATCAGCAACAAGTTGAAAAAGGAACAAAACTtacacaaaattcaatattaaaaaaatgaaaaattaaagctTCACGAAATTCGCGCATTTGTAGTCAGATCAAGTCAAAACATCGAATCAAAGTACAGTGACATTTTCATTTCATTTCCCAATTAACGAAAGAAAAGTATCTTACCGAGAATGAGCATGGCATCAGGTAAAGCACCAAGAATTGGAAGGAACAAGCCGCCAACGATTCCAGGGCCCAAGATCTCAAGCAAGAGCTCACTCCCAGAGGACAAGTAGGTAGCAGCGGTGTACATAAGGAAGCCATAAACTATGATCAAGAACAAGTTCCCAAGCACCGTGGTGGTGCACGGTAAGAACCCGTACGTCTGCTCGCACTTGGACTCAGCAGCACGCAGGAACCTGAATGATGACGCTGTCGGAAGCCGAATGAGGCTCCCCTTCTCATCAGAAGAAGAAGGTTCTGGAAGACCATCAGAAAGCAGATCGGAAGAAGGTAAAGAGTGCGAGAAGAAGCGAACAGCGTGGGCGTGAGCGCAGAGGATGACGAGGACGGTGAGGGGGAGCAAGACGCGGCGGGAAGTGAGAGATGGAGCCATTTTAGGTTTctgaaaacaaaaataagaaaattggaGTGAAATTATAAGGGTTTGGAGCTTGTAATAGTGAGAGTGATGGACATGGGAAACGGTGTAAGTGAATTACGTGTGTTATTTTGCGGTTGGAGGGGTGTTAAGAAGAGAGTGTGATTGGATGTTTGGAAATGATGAAGTTAAGGAAGGTTATTGAGGCCACGCGGTGAAGTGTGAGAGAGCGTCTGAAGCGTGTTGTGAGATCAGAGTGAGAAGTAAAGAATTGAGTAGTGAGAAGAAGGAACGAGTGGGGAGGGGTAGATCAGTAGATGGATGAGAATTGAGAAGCCGAAGATGGAAATGTGAAGCTAAGCTGGTGGGACAGATGTCAGTTGAGGTCTCAATCAAACCTATGGATATTTTTAACGACACTATTTCagttatttttaacttttaaattagtaaaaatgTATATGTATGTGTTATGAAGCATGTATGCTTACGGTGTTCGCgtattttggatttattttgttCGCGTATTGGATATATTTTGAACATATTATTTACTAATATTCGTTCAATATGTATGTCTGTTATATTTAACTgtgtattaataataaataaaaaaatatcgaatACACTTGGACATACTTAAATATTATTGTATGTTAGCATGTCCAACTTTATTCATaatgtatatttttaaaattgagtttagaatatatattattatttattaaaataaataatattttaaatactattcataattaaaaaaacattaaaaatatttaaaaaattattttatattttaatattaataaaatatcaaaatatcattataatttatctaaaatattttatattttatatatataccatGTCTGcgtatcttataaaattttaaaatttatgtatctGCATGTCCCATAATGTGCCATGTTGTGTTTGGTATATGTGTCAATGTCTGTGCATcataatatatatgttatttgtttaaatatttataaaatatataaaaaataatattacatgcacagtaaatattattattttttgttaatattttatcagtaataatttatatctatatttacaaaaaatttgtatataaaaaacatatatctaatatttattaaaatttatacttataaattaatatagtttatatttataatttttaaaatttatatacataaattaataaaatttatttattaaagataatttaatatttatattaattaattaataacttaaaatataaaaaaattattgactctCAAGAGTTatctatttataaatttatttatttatgaagtAAATTAGAACATTcgattttttctttctaattttatcGAATTCGAGTGAAAGATCCTGAAGAAATCGATTATCGATGGTAGTTTATTAATTGATTGTACTTGTGCTTGTGATTATGTTGTGTACAATGTACTTGTGATTTCTGAAACTGGAAGTTGAAGCTACCGCTGTACTTTAGTCGTTATATAGAGTTCACGTATTTAATTCCGTTCTCCGTTTTTGGCGTGTAAACTAAGGTTATCTTTTGCTCTGTTCACCATCCCCATCCTATTGAatttttatcttatgaatttgaaataaattttagaataagggggtaaataaatctttaaaaatttatactttTAGACAGATTAgtctttataaaaaatattaataaaattttttaaaatagtaaatgTGTTATTCTCTTTCTCTTCAAATTTCGATCTGTATTTATGTTGAATCGAACAATGTATTATTCTTCTGAATCGAATGTATTATTCTTATCAAAACAAGTGGACGACGTTTGATAATCACATTTTTTCGATTTATTTGTTATTACATAATGATCTTGTTATgataatatttttggttcattgttcaacaatttttatttgaataaaatacaatcgaataaagtgataatgaataactTCATCCTTCTTTGCTAAAATCAGTGTTgtttattaatttgaatttggATAGAATATAAGAGTTTCTGAATTTGAGTAATGCACATTTTTTGGTTTATTTGTTATTACACAATGATCttcttattataatatatatttcggttcattcttcaacaattttgaattaaatggaatagaatataattgaataaagtgataatgaataattttatcCTTCTTGACTAAAACCAGTGTTGCTTATCAATTTGAATTTGGATAGAATGCATAGTTTCTAAAGTCATATAATGCacaattttcggttcatttgttaTTACACAATGGTCTTGTGTATGATAATATTTCAGTTCATTTTGTAATCCATGTGTATTATCGATGAACAATTTGTCCCAAAGGTTGGGATGACTTTCAAGATACTTGAAAAATCTGGAAAGTTCTACAAAAATTATTCCAAACTTGCTAGTTTTTCTACGAAAATAAGAAACACCACTCGGAGGGGAGAAATGAAAATCCAAGATATCTCTAACTCTGAAGATAAACCCCTTAGCTGGAATAAACTGTCCAGCCAGGATTTATGTACATATATTGAAGGACGTTGGTCTTTGGATCATTTCTAAAGTTGTTCTGAATCATTCACATTCTTGCTGTGTGCAGATCAAGCAGAGATACTTAAATAACACAGGGAGCTAAGCATATTTGTACGTTGTACCATTAAAAATATCGAGGAAGTCGAAATCATATCGAGTAAAACATATCAGTCATTTGTAGCAGTAGTGGGTGGTCATCGTGAACtaagttttattgaaaaagatatgaggaattacattacaagAAAAGTACGGAATTTTCCTGAACAAGATAATGCCAAAAAATTTGGGAAGTACTtattaagaataaaagagaagaaaTCAAAATTTCTGTTTTGAGCTTAACCTTGAAGTTAATCACTCTATCAAAAATGCATTTTGGGCTAATGCAACAAGTAAGATTGCATATGAGTATTTTAAAGATGTTTCATTTGATACGACTTACAACACAAACAGGTAATTTTTTTCGTTCTAATTTCGGTTCATTGTGATATACTATTCGATTCATATGCATAACTAGTTTCGGTTCATAACGGATTTTCCTTCTGGTGTCTACTACAGATACAATTTGGTTTTTGGTTCTTTTTGTCagtgtgaatcaccacggtcagtcgacACTTTTTGGATgtgctttgataaaaaaaatgaagatattCAGTCATTCAAATAGTTATTTGAATGTTGGCTTCATTGCATGGGAGGAAAGACGCCAAAATGTATTCTTACCTATCaatatgcatcgatgcaaagggctATTGAGacttgtatgccaacaacaattcaccagtGGTATATTTGGCATATCATGAAGAAGATcccaagtaaattaaatggctaGAAGCGACACGAAGAAATCGAACAAGAGATGagtcatgttgtttggaactcgttTACGAAAGATGTATTTGACagaaattggaatgattttctcatGAAGTATGGTGTTGGAGGCAATAAGTGACTTTCAGGTAACCATGATTTCATTCGAATTAATTCATGTTGTTATTTTTTCGGTTCAAATGAGTATAACTTTCTATTCATTTTCTTATCTGATTTTCGAATTGTGTCCCATTTTGTAGAGCTATTTGAAGAGCGTCATTTATGGATTCCAGTTTATTTCGATCACCACTTTTGAACTGGGAtaagaagcacacaaaggagcgagaacATACAtgctttttttaacaaatttattaCACGCAATAGCTCCTTGATTCAATTTGTAAAGCAATATGATAATTGCCTAGGAAGCAGAGAGCAAAAAGAGAGAGAAgttgatgctgcagattttcatactgTGATACCGTGTGTAATAAAATTACCAATAGAGGCTCAATTTCAACACGTGTATACTAACGAGAAGTTCAGGAAAGTTCAAGTACAATTTAGAGAAAAGGTGAATTGCATCACAACATCAACGCAGTCTGCTCTAAGTTTTATGGCATATGAAGTTGTAGAGCAGATTTCtaactcaacattcaacaagtttgttgTTACATATGATGTGATATCACATGAAGTAAAGTGCCAGTGCTTATCATTTAAGTCAAGGGGTATACTGTGTCATCATTCCATGAGTGCCTCAATCTTTGAGCAAGTAAATAAAGTTGGTACCGAAATATATATTAGAACGTTGGGGTAAGAACGTAAAGAGAAGGCACACACATATCAAGAGCAGCCAAAACGAGCCTTTATTGGAGCTAAGAAGCAATAGATTTGACGATTTGGTGTTTCGCTTGCACAATATTTGTGAATTTGCGTCAGAATATGAGGAGTTGACTAAAATTCTGCATCGGACTTTTAATAATGTCATGGCTAAGATGCAAGAATATCAAGCCAAAAGTAAAGGTAAATGTTCGTTATCTCACGAAGACGTTACGTTGAATGATGTTAACGACCTTCAAAGTTTCCCATGTGTTAGAACAAGAGGATGTCTCAAGAATAGACTAGGATCGAATATGAAAAAAAAGATCGCAAAtgcatcaaagaaaaagaaaaaggcaacTCTAAGTGTGGTAATATTGATTTGCTTTTGATTAGGAAAAATGTGTTTGTGCATGTTAATAAATTTGCTAATATATGATTTACTTCTTTTGCAGTTGAACCTTTTAGATGGTGGATTAATGATTCAGTCAAGCTCCAGTCTTTATCATGCACAGGACATAAATTATCCTGGAAGAGGATGATAGAAGTTTTggtgtttattaaaataaattttggttcatttgtgttTTAGTCATATAATATTTTCTCCTTTGATAAAATGAAggtcaattttttatttgttttatgttttattgaatagtcacattttgatttttcaaattagtttttgTGATTGCGTTGTAGTAAATAGTTTTAGGTGTTTATTAGAATACATTTCGATTCATGTATGTCTAAATTTTGCTTCATTTGAGTTCTAGTCATAAAATGTTTTTCCATTTGATGAAAATGAGGATTAATTTCTGatttatattatgttttattGAATGGTCACtttctaatttttcaaatttgcttctgcaattgtgttGTGGCAAACAATTTAAATGTTTCTTAGGAtatatttcggttcatttgtgttttTGCCACTCTTGAGGATTGATAAATATATTCAATCTATTTAGTGTAAACCTAGATTCATTTAAATTAATGTGATCTCAATACAGTCCAG contains:
- the LOC112703633 gene encoding sodium/calcium exchanger NCL is translated as MAPSLTSRRVLLPLTVLVILCAHAHAVRFFSHSLPSSDLLSDGLPEPSSSDEKGSLIRLPTASSFRFLRAAESKCEQTYGFLPCTTTVLGNLFLIIVYGFLMYTAATYLSSGSELLLEILGPGIVGGLFLPILGALPDAMLILVSGLSGSKETAQDQVSVGMGLLAGSTVLLLTIIWGTCVIVGKCDLVNSVALDSVDTRGYSLTGSGVSTDIWTSYAARIMIISVLPFLIVQLPQLLHSSSGRHLAVLIALIVSLLLLASYCFYQVFQPWIQRRKLEYVRHKHVILGLLRHLKQRALGRLLKENGEPDREIIRKLFTTIDENSDGNLTHGELRALVVGIQFEEVDLDHDDAVKRIMNDFDTSRNELVDEEEFVNGVCRWLDRARGSRPASGDAGPHTVKFLSNFHNETKREHDLLDVSGQNEEVSEGVEKSKWTTVKALLFLLLGTVIAAAFADPLVDAVDNFSDATSIPAFFISFIALPLATNSSEAVSAIIFASRDKRQTASLTFSEIYGAVTMNNVLCLSVFLALVYVRGLTWDFSSEVLVILVVCIVMGVLGSFRTCFPLWTAIIAILLYPFTLALVYVLDYVFGWS